One Tolypothrix bouteillei VB521301 DNA window includes the following coding sequences:
- the groL gene encoding chaperonin GroEL (60 kDa chaperone family; promotes refolding of misfolded polypeptides especially under stressful conditions; forms two stacked rings of heptamers to form a barrel-shaped 14mer; ends can be capped by GroES; misfolded proteins enter the barrel where they are refolded when GroES binds), whose translation MAKRIIYNENARRALEKGIDILAEAVAVTLGPKGRNVVLEKKFGAPQIVNDGVTIAKEIELEDHVENTGVSLIRQAASKTNDAAGDGTTTATVLAHAIVKEGLRNVAAGANAIQLKRGIDKATGFLVDKIKEHARPVEDSKAIAQVAAISAGNDEVVGALVAEALDKVGREGVISLEEGKSVTTELEVTEGLNFDKGYISPYFATDAERLEAVLDEPFLLLTDKKIALVQDLVPILEQVARQGRPLVIIAEDIEKEALATLVVNRLRGVLNVAAVKAPGFGDRRKAILEDIAILTGGQLITEDAGLRLDATKLEQLGKARRVTITKDSTTIVAEGNEQGVKARVEQIRRQIEETESSYDKEKLQERLAKLAGGVAVIKVGAATETELKDRKLRLEDAINATKAAVEEGIVPGGGTTLAHLAPGLEEWAKSTLVGEELTGALIVSRALAAPLKRIAENAGQNGAVIAERVKEKDFNVGYDATTGEFVDLFDAGIVDPAKVTRSAVQNAASIAGMVLTTEAIVVDKPEPKDNVPTAPGAGGLGNDFDY comes from the coding sequence ATGGCAAAGCGCATCATTTACAACGAAAATGCTCGTCGTGCTTTAGAAAAAGGAATTGACATTCTAGCTGAAGCAGTTGCTGTGACTCTCGGTCCTAAAGGTCGTAACGTGGTTTTGGAGAAGAAGTTTGGTGCTCCTCAAATTGTTAATGACGGAGTCACTATAGCTAAAGAAATTGAACTGGAAGATCATGTTGAAAACACTGGTGTGTCATTAATCCGCCAAGCCGCTTCCAAAACCAATGATGCAGCTGGAGATGGCACTACAACTGCAACTGTTTTGGCTCACGCCATTGTCAAAGAAGGATTGCGAAACGTTGCAGCTGGTGCAAACGCCATTCAACTCAAGCGTGGTATCGATAAAGCCACAGGTTTTTTGGTAGATAAGATCAAAGAACATGCACGTCCCGTTGAAGACTCCAAAGCCATTGCCCAAGTTGCTGCTATTTCTGCCGGAAACGATGAAGTCGTAGGCGCTCTCGTTGCCGAAGCATTAGATAAGGTTGGCCGTGAAGGGGTGATTTCTTTAGAAGAAGGCAAATCAGTCACCACCGAATTAGAAGTGACAGAAGGGTTAAACTTTGACAAGGGCTATATTTCTCCCTACTTTGCAACGGATGCTGAGAGATTGGAAGCAGTACTGGATGAGCCTTTCCTTCTGTTAACCGATAAGAAAATCGCTTTGGTACAAGATTTAGTACCAATTCTCGAACAAGTGGCGCGTCAAGGCAGACCCCTGGTGATTATTGCTGAAGATATTGAAAAAGAAGCTTTGGCAACTTTGGTTGTTAACCGCTTGCGTGGGGTGCTGAATGTAGCTGCTGTCAAAGCACCTGGATTTGGCGATCGCCGTAAAGCTATCTTAGAGGACATTGCCATTCTTACGGGAGGACAATTGATTACGGAAGATGCTGGTTTGAGGTTGGATGCCACCAAACTTGAGCAACTCGGTAAAGCTCGTCGGGTTACTATCACCAAAGATAGCACCACCATTGTTGCCGAAGGTAACGAGCAAGGTGTGAAAGCTCGAGTAGAGCAAATCCGTCGGCAAATTGAAGAAACCGAGTCTTCCTATGACAAAGAGAAGTTGCAAGAACGTTTGGCGAAACTCGCAGGTGGCGTTGCAGTTATTAAGGTAGGCGCTGCTACTGAAACCGAACTCAAAGATCGCAAACTGCGTCTGGAAGATGCCATTAACGCTACCAAAGCTGCTGTTGAAGAAGGTATTGTTCCTGGTGGTGGCACGACGCTGGCACATCTGGCTCCTGGTTTGGAAGAATGGGCAAAGTCTACCCTAGTGGGTGAAGAATTAACGGGGGCGTTAATTGTATCTCGGGCACTGGCTGCTCCTTTGAAACGGATTGCAGAAAATGCAGGTCAAAACGGTGCAGTCATTGCGGAGCGGGTAAAAGAAAAGGACTTCAATGTGGGTTACGACGCAACAACGGGCGAGTTTGTAGATTTGTTTGACGCTGGGATTGTTGACCCCGCCAAAGTAACTCGTTCCGCCGTGCAGAATGCAGCATCAATTGCAGGCATGGTGCTCACCACCGAAGCAATTGTAGTTGACAAACCAGAACCGAAGGATAATGTTCCAACCGCACCAGGTGCTGGCGGCTTGGGTAACGACTTTGATTATTAA
- the groES gene encoding co-chaperone GroES, giving the protein MPSITLSVSTVKPLGDRVFIKVSESEEKTAGGILLPDSAKEKPQVGEIVAVGLGKRNDDGTRQTIDIAVGDKVLYAKYAGTDVKLGTEEYVLLSEKDILAVVS; this is encoded by the coding sequence ATGCCATCTATAACGTTGAGCGTATCTACTGTTAAGCCTCTGGGCGATCGGGTTTTTATCAAAGTCAGTGAGTCCGAAGAGAAAACAGCGGGCGGCATTCTTCTGCCTGATAGTGCTAAGGAAAAGCCGCAGGTGGGTGAAATTGTTGCAGTTGGTCTTGGCAAGCGCAACGATGACGGTACCCGTCAGACAATTGATATTGCAGTTGGCGATAAGGTTCTCTACGCCAAGTACGCTGGAACCGATGTCAAACTAGGTACGGAAGAGTATGTCCTGTTATCTGAGAAGGATATTCTGGCAGTTGTTTCATAG
- a CDS encoding response regulator, producing the protein MYSDNSTILIVEDSPSDAFFIQLAFEKVNLTHSVRIVHDGDAAVSYLSAAGEYANRQQYPMPSLMLLDINLPQRSGLEVLEWIQQQAHLKHLLVVMLTSSELDSDINSSYELGANSYLIKPIGIYTLEQMVKTFSQYWLLLNKMPTESKAASPLNGYGCTQADWH; encoded by the coding sequence ATGTATTCTGACAATTCCACAATTTTAATAGTAGAAGACAGTCCATCTGATGCATTCTTTATTCAACTTGCTTTTGAGAAGGTGAATTTAACTCATTCTGTTCGGATTGTCCATGATGGTGATGCCGCAGTCAGCTATCTTAGCGCTGCGGGTGAATACGCAAACCGCCAACAGTATCCAATGCCTTCTTTAATGCTGTTAGATATTAACTTGCCTCAGCGTTCAGGTCTTGAAGTCCTCGAATGGATACAGCAACAGGCACATTTAAAACACTTGTTGGTCGTCATGCTAACTTCTTCCGAACTCGATAGCGATATCAACTCTTCTTACGAATTAGGAGCTAACTCTTACCTAATTAAGCCTATAGGAATATATACCCTAGAGCAGATGGTGAAGACCTTTAGCCAGTACTGGCTTCTTCTCAACAAAATGCCAACAGAAAGCAAGGCGGCATCGCCGCTCAATGGCTATGGTTGCACTCAGGCTGATTGGCACTAG
- a CDS encoding pentapeptide repeat-containing protein: MDTQELLRRYALGERDFSNVNLVHVCLTNANLVGAHLIGAHLIHADLRGADLTAAHLSQAKLNEASLADARMIDVCLVSAELVNADLSGANLKHANFSGADLSCAKLGGANLEGADLSNADLRGADLRGVDLSEANLKGAKLDGADLDGAYLDNADLSEAEIAGANMRGTGLSGAKMPDGTVHY; the protein is encoded by the coding sequence ATGGATACTCAGGAACTTTTGAGACGATACGCATTAGGAGAACGGGACTTTAGCAACGTAAACTTGGTTCATGTGTGCTTAACTAATGCAAATTTGGTTGGGGCACACCTGATAGGAGCACACTTGATTCACGCAGACTTAAGAGGGGCAGACCTAACTGCTGCACATTTAAGTCAGGCAAAACTGAATGAAGCTTCCTTAGCTGATGCAAGAATGATTGACGTGTGCCTGGTAAGTGCAGAATTGGTTAATGCAGATTTGAGTGGGGCAAACTTGAAGCACGCAAATTTCAGTGGAGCAGACTTAAGCTGCGCCAAGCTAGGTGGAGCCAACTTAGAGGGAGCAGACTTAAGTAACGCGGACCTCAGGGGAGCAGATCTCAGAGGAGTAGATTTGAGTGAAGCCAACTTAAAGGGGGCAAAGCTAGATGGGGCAGACTTAGATGGGGCATATCTAGATAACGCAGACCTAAGCGAAGCAGAAATTGCAGGGGCAAATATGAGGGGTACAGGATTGAGTGGAGCAAAGATGCCCGACGGAACAGTTCACTACTAA
- a CDS encoding RNA recognition motif domain-containing protein, translated as MSIYVSNLSSNFEENDLRQIFSEHGFVKKIQVYINQKTSVKKGFVVVEMETGAEEAAAIRELRGTQWMGRYLKVNRAKTEYTIS; from the coding sequence ATGTCAATTTATGTGAGTAATCTATCTTCTAATTTTGAAGAAAATGACCTCAGGCAGATATTTTCCGAACATGGGTTTGTTAAGAAAATTCAAGTATATATAAACCAGAAAACTAGCGTAAAGAAAGGATTTGTCGTTGTTGAAATGGAAACGGGTGCTGAAGAAGCAGCAGCAATTCGGGAGCTAAGAGGTACTCAGTGGATGGGACGCTACCTCAAGGTTAATAGAGCTAAAACTGAGTACACCATTTCATAA
- a CDS encoding acyl-CoA desaturase: MTIQSTVSESKDRLAISWISVAFFGAIHAVALSAPWFFSWSALGVMLFLHWLLGSIGICLGYHRLLTHRSFQVPKWLEYIITTIGALALQGGPIFWVATHRLHHAHTEDEEKDPYSAARGFWWSHMLWLLYPRSEFFNYSSYKKFAPDLERDLYYRWLNRNFLLLQIPLGLLLHVLGGWNFVLYGIFVRSVLLWHSTWLINSATHCFGYRNFSIDDGSRNLWWAALLTYGEGWHNNHHAHPNVASSGVHWWEIDVTWWAIKTLNTVGLAKKVVFR, translated from the coding sequence ATGACAATACAATCAACTGTCTCTGAGAGTAAGGATCGCCTTGCTATCAGTTGGATAAGTGTTGCCTTTTTTGGTGCAATTCACGCCGTAGCTCTATCGGCTCCCTGGTTTTTTTCTTGGTCAGCTTTGGGAGTCATGCTATTTCTGCACTGGTTACTGGGTAGCATTGGTATCTGTTTGGGGTATCACCGACTTTTAACTCATCGGAGTTTTCAGGTGCCGAAGTGGTTGGAATACATTATTACTACTATTGGTGCGCTTGCCCTTCAAGGAGGACCTATTTTTTGGGTAGCAACGCACCGTTTGCATCACGCCCATACTGAAGATGAAGAGAAAGATCCTTATTCAGCAGCACGGGGTTTTTGGTGGAGCCATATGCTATGGCTTTTGTACCCACGCTCCGAGTTTTTCAACTACTCAAGTTATAAAAAATTTGCACCAGACCTTGAGCGTGACCTCTATTACCGTTGGTTAAATCGCAACTTCTTGCTCCTTCAAATTCCTCTAGGGCTGCTGTTGCATGTTTTGGGTGGATGGAATTTTGTGCTCTATGGCATATTTGTCAGGTCGGTATTGCTTTGGCATAGTACTTGGTTGATTAACTCAGCAACTCACTGCTTTGGATATCGTAATTTCTCTATTGATGATGGCTCTCGTAATCTTTGGTGGGCAGCGCTTTTAACTTATGGAGAAGGTTGGCATAACAACCACCACGCTCACCCAAATGTGGCTTCTTCGGGAGTGCATTGGTGGGAAATTGATGTCACTTGGTGGGCGATTAAAACTTTAAATACTGTGGGTTTAGCTAAAAAAGTTGTGTTTAGGTAG
- a CDS encoding B12-binding domain-containing radical SAM protein, whose translation MKTLLLYPQFPQSFWSYDRAMEMAGLKAAIPPLGIITVAALLREDWEIRFYDRNVSLETDADWEWCDLVILSAMLVQKPDFHALIQKAVRLGKKVAVGGPYPTSVPQDALDSGAHYLILDEGEITVPQFLEAISLGHAQGIFRSTQKPDVTTSPIPRFDLLERDAYFMMAIQFSRGCPFNCEFCDIISLYGRKPRTKEPLQTLAELQTLYDLGWRGSLFIVDDNFIGNQRNVKRLLRELIPWMKQHNYPFTFMTEASVNLAEDDELLELMVEAGFYAVFLGIETPDQDSLVVTRKMQNTRNPLVEACRKINVAGLLIYAGFILGFDGERSGAGERIQAFVEQTSIPQPMLGILQALPNTALWNRLQTEQRLIEGVGVTATGDQNTLMNFVPSRPIAEIAREYVEGFWTLYEPANYLRRCFQQCLNIVPPARRTQTMQLPLGKELRLIAQLVWHQGLRRPDIRGQFWRQLWTLLLRKPQVLNMYLALCIAGEHFWEYRILARERMTQQLGYDPLSVSVLRELEPMLVRNSRC comes from the coding sequence ATGAAAACACTGTTGCTCTACCCCCAATTTCCCCAGTCCTTTTGGTCTTACGATCGTGCGATGGAAATGGCAGGACTCAAAGCAGCCATTCCGCCCTTGGGCATTATTACCGTTGCAGCACTCCTAAGAGAAGATTGGGAAATCAGATTTTATGACCGCAATGTCAGCCTAGAGACAGACGCAGATTGGGAGTGGTGCGACCTGGTTATTCTCTCTGCTATGCTGGTGCAGAAACCGGATTTCCACGCCCTAATTCAAAAAGCAGTGCGGTTAGGCAAGAAGGTGGCAGTAGGTGGACCTTACCCCACGTCTGTGCCGCAAGATGCTCTTGACTCTGGGGCGCATTACCTGATCCTGGATGAAGGAGAGATAACGGTTCCGCAGTTCCTCGAAGCGATCTCTCTTGGGCATGCCCAAGGAATCTTCCGCTCCACCCAGAAACCAGATGTCACGACTAGCCCCATACCCCGCTTTGACCTGCTTGAGCGCGATGCCTACTTTATGATGGCGATTCAGTTTTCTCGCGGTTGTCCCTTCAATTGCGAATTTTGTGACATCATTTCCCTCTACGGTCGCAAACCGCGCACTAAAGAACCTCTTCAAACCTTAGCAGAGTTGCAAACCCTCTATGATTTAGGCTGGCGGGGGTCACTCTTCATTGTCGATGACAACTTTATTGGGAATCAGCGCAATGTCAAACGCCTCTTACGAGAATTGATTCCTTGGATGAAACAACACAACTATCCTTTCACCTTCATGACCGAAGCCTCTGTGAATTTAGCAGAAGATGATGAACTGCTAGAGCTGATGGTAGAAGCAGGATTCTATGCTGTCTTTCTCGGCATTGAAACTCCCGACCAAGACAGTCTCGTCGTGACGCGCAAAATGCAAAATACACGTAACCCGCTAGTAGAAGCCTGCCGCAAGATCAACGTTGCGGGACTGCTAATTTATGCAGGGTTTATCCTCGGCTTTGATGGAGAACGCTCCGGTGCGGGTGAACGGATTCAAGCCTTTGTTGAACAAACTAGTATTCCTCAACCGATGCTAGGTATCCTCCAAGCCTTGCCCAACACTGCCCTCTGGAACCGACTCCAAACAGAACAGCGTTTAATTGAGGGCGTCGGCGTCACGGCTACGGGAGACCAGAATACCCTCATGAATTTTGTTCCCAGCCGCCCCATTGCCGAAATTGCTAGAGAGTATGTTGAAGGCTTCTGGACATTGTACGAACCCGCGAACTATCTGAGGCGATGTTTTCAGCAGTGCCTCAATATTGTTCCTCCGGCAAGGCGAACACAAACCATGCAACTACCCTTGGGTAAGGAGTTGCGACTTATTGCCCAGTTAGTCTGGCATCAGGGCTTACGACGACCTGACATTCGAGGGCAGTTTTGGCGACAACTATGGACGCTTCTGCTGAGAAAGCCCCAAGTTCTTAATATGTATTTGGCGCTATGTATTGCGGGAGAGCATTTTTGGGAGTACCGAATTTTAGCCAGAGAACGGATGACTCAACAGCTAGGCTACGATCCACTATCCGTCTCTGTACTAAGAGAGCTTGAACCAATGCTTGTCAGGAACAGTAGGTGTTGA
- the cruF gene encoding gamma-carotene 1'-hydroxylase CruF produces MKPLVTVERLCLLAHILSLVFGLAGLLFVLPNPALIATLPPIGQIVFGWSMVVGGVVYILLGAATVAIYACRVLGWRNWLGFMLPSVLLSLCSELLGTSTGFPFGHYHYLSGLGYKIAGLVPFTVPLSWFYLGMSAYLLARVGLEAMGVNGWVKQLGAIALGAILLTAWDLVLDPAMSQTPYPFWEFLELGQFFGMPYRNLLGWLGTGALFMSVATLFWRDTLTRLSRTQLWVPLSIYLVNFAFGAIITISQLDSQFWIPTIMSVLLGVVPAVALWWAAEPTVPLSSSPTVGVRAEV; encoded by the coding sequence ATGAAGCCGTTGGTTACTGTTGAGCGCCTCTGTCTCCTTGCTCACATTTTGTCACTGGTGTTTGGATTGGCAGGACTGCTGTTTGTATTGCCCAATCCTGCTTTGATTGCGACCTTACCGCCCATTGGTCAAATAGTGTTTGGCTGGAGCATGGTGGTCGGTGGCGTTGTCTACATTCTGTTGGGAGCCGCCACTGTTGCGATTTATGCTTGCCGAGTACTGGGCTGGCGAAATTGGCTGGGGTTTATGCTGCCAAGCGTGCTTTTGTCACTATGTAGTGAACTGCTGGGAACCAGCACAGGCTTTCCGTTTGGTCATTATCACTATTTGAGCGGTTTAGGTTACAAAATTGCCGGATTGGTACCATTCACTGTTCCGTTGTCCTGGTTTTATTTGGGGATGTCTGCCTATCTACTGGCGAGAGTTGGGCTGGAGGCTATGGGGGTTAATGGTTGGGTCAAGCAGTTGGGGGCGATCGCCCTGGGTGCCATTCTCCTTACCGCTTGGGACTTGGTCTTAGACCCTGCCATGAGCCAGACCCCTTACCCCTTCTGGGAATTTCTTGAGCTGGGACAGTTCTTTGGTATGCCCTACCGCAACTTGCTCGGCTGGTTAGGAACCGGAGCGCTTTTCATGTCCGTAGCAACGCTTTTCTGGCGTGACACTTTGACTAGACTGAGCCGTACTCAACTGTGGGTTCCGCTCTCGATCTACCTGGTTAACTTTGCCTTCGGAGCCATCATCACAATTAGTCAACTCGACAGCCAGTTCTGGATTCCCACAATAATGAGTGTTTTGTTGGGTGTGGTTCCCGCTGTTGCGCTATGGTGGGCTGCCGAGCCTACTGTTCCCCTATCCTCCTCACCCACTGTTGGTGTCCGAGCGGAGGTTTAG
- a CDS encoding LLM class flavin-dependent oxidoreductase: MTLSHCPGSIVGWDRFAAPTDYPLSPLSQALQQPVLLGLFLPIQAGGWSASKLPRTTDWSFEYNKALVLHAEALGFDLVFALSQWLPKGGYGGVFNGQALDSFMTTAALTSLTQKILLISTIHVLYGPIHPLHLAKYGATLDHISGGRWGINVVTGHRAIEHEMFGWDRIEHDRRYELAAEFIEVLQRLWGDDENFSFEGKSSWKLNGAFVTPKPKYGRPVLVNATGSDAGISFAARYSDIVFITSPGGSDFASAIEALPAHTQRVKQAARDIGREVLTLLNPMVISRETERETWAYHDAIVAHADSDAPLGFSRFDSDAHAWKGRRGIDAPKRRAIGGNIEVIGTPEQVVEQFVQLKKAGVNGLQLSFFDFKEDLEFFGDRILPLMKQAGIRL; the protein is encoded by the coding sequence ATGACCCTTAGCCACTGCCCCGGTTCGATTGTCGGTTGGGATCGCTTTGCAGCCCCGACAGACTATCCCCTGAGCCCCCTCTCTCAAGCATTGCAGCAGCCTGTATTACTGGGGTTATTTCTGCCAATTCAGGCAGGTGGTTGGAGTGCTTCTAAATTACCACGCACGACTGACTGGAGCTTTGAATATAATAAGGCTCTAGTATTACACGCTGAGGCTTTGGGCTTTGACTTGGTATTTGCACTTTCACAGTGGCTACCCAAAGGTGGCTATGGTGGTGTGTTCAACGGCCAAGCTCTGGACTCTTTTATGACGACAGCAGCCCTAACAAGTTTGACACAGAAGATCCTGCTGATATCAACCATTCACGTGTTGTACGGACCAATCCATCCATTGCATTTAGCTAAGTATGGTGCAACGCTCGATCATATATCAGGGGGTCGCTGGGGCATCAATGTGGTGACCGGACACCGTGCTATCGAACATGAGATGTTTGGTTGGGATCGTATCGAGCACGATCGCCGCTATGAACTGGCAGCTGAGTTCATCGAAGTGCTGCAACGCTTGTGGGGTGACGACGAGAATTTCTCATTTGAGGGGAAGTCTTCGTGGAAACTTAACGGTGCTTTCGTTACACCGAAACCGAAATACGGTCGTCCAGTGCTTGTTAACGCTACAGGTTCAGACGCAGGCATATCCTTCGCTGCACGTTATTCTGACATTGTGTTTATCACTAGCCCAGGAGGTTCGGACTTCGCCAGTGCTATTGAGGCTCTACCCGCACACACACAAAGAGTCAAGCAAGCAGCACGCGATATTGGACGCGAAGTTTTAACGCTCCTCAATCCTATGGTAATCAGTCGGGAAACTGAACGCGAAACCTGGGCCTATCACGATGCTATAGTCGCCCACGCTGACTCAGATGCACCTTTAGGTTTTAGCAGATTTGACAGCGACGCCCATGCTTGGAAGGGTCGCCGGGGTATAGACGCACCGAAACGTCGGGCTATTGGTGGGAACATTGAGGTGATCGGTACGCCCGAGCAGGTGGTCGAGCAGTTCGTACAGTTGAAAAAAGCTGGAGTAAACGGCTTGCAATTGAGCTTTTTTGACTTTAAGGAAGACCTAGAATTTTTTGGCGATCGCATCCTACCCCTGATGAAACAAGCGGGTATCCGGTTATAG
- a CDS encoding class II aldolase/adducin family protein: protein MVQTSLVRNGSLTKPPTFTSVEAERRHRQERLAAALRIFARFDFALGLAGHITARDPELTDHFWVNPFGIHFSRVRVSDLILVNPQGEVVRGNGALNQAAFAIHSQIHEARPDIIAAAHAHSFYGKTWSSLGRLLDPITQDSAAFYQDHALFDDFKGIVLETSEGKRIAQALGDRKAAILRNHGLLTVGRSVDEAAWWFIRLEDAAKSQLLAEAVGKPILIDRDLALEIQKRNGTHEAGWRGFQYLWDEITHDQPDLLD from the coding sequence ATGGTACAAACTTCTCTCGTCCGCAATGGTAGCTTGACAAAGCCACCAACCTTTACCTCTGTGGAAGCAGAGCGTCGCCATCGCCAAGAACGTTTAGCTGCTGCTTTGCGAATCTTTGCCCGCTTCGATTTTGCTCTCGGGCTAGCAGGACACATCACAGCTCGCGACCCCGAACTCACTGACCATTTTTGGGTAAACCCCTTTGGGATTCATTTCAGCCGGGTTCGTGTCTCCGACTTGATCTTGGTAAATCCTCAAGGTGAAGTTGTTCGAGGTAATGGCGCACTCAATCAAGCAGCTTTTGCTATTCACTCACAAATCCACGAAGCCCGCCCAGATATTATCGCTGCGGCTCATGCTCATTCCTTCTATGGCAAAACGTGGTCATCGCTGGGTCGATTGCTCGACCCCATTACCCAAGATTCTGCTGCCTTTTACCAAGATCATGCCTTATTTGATGATTTCAAAGGTATTGTGCTAGAGACAAGTGAAGGAAAACGCATTGCTCAAGCACTAGGCGATCGCAAAGCTGCGATTCTCCGCAATCATGGATTGTTAACCGTAGGACGCAGTGTAGACGAAGCTGCTTGGTGGTTCATCCGTCTAGAAGATGCAGCTAAATCTCAATTGCTAGCAGAAGCTGTCGGTAAACCCATTCTCATTGACCGCGACCTCGCCTTAGAGATTCAAAAACGTAACGGAACTCATGAAGCAGGTTGGCGCGGATTCCAGTATTTATGGGATGAAATTACTCATGACCAACCCGATTTATTGGATTGA
- a CDS encoding TauD/TfdA dioxygenase family protein: MSYNHIEVKQVAGFIGAEIGGVDLSRPLHDDAVKEIRQALLKWKVVFFRGQNIDRAAQIAFTARFGEVTYAHPHEDEPIEGFEQILPIDRSRYERRNGLRRSSYENRWHTDVTAVVNPPAASILRAVDVPSFGGDTQWTNLVAAYEGLSAPLRALADTLKAEHRFNARLRLSSNSKLVQRIAANPQVSIHPVVRVHPETGERALFVNPGFTSHILDVSPQESDLLLELFFNQITKPAYTTRFRWNNGDIAFWDNRATAHLAPQDIDHIEVERVLHRTTITGDIPVGPDGFRSQVVEGEPFTSELPTVLKKNNKKVEATVHS, from the coding sequence ATGAGCTACAACCATATTGAAGTCAAACAAGTAGCTGGTTTCATCGGTGCCGAGATCGGCGGGGTGGATCTTTCGCGTCCCCTGCATGATGATGCAGTTAAAGAAATTCGTCAAGCATTGTTAAAGTGGAAAGTCGTGTTCTTTCGCGGTCAGAACATCGATCGCGCCGCACAAATTGCGTTCACGGCTCGTTTCGGCGAAGTAACTTACGCACATCCACATGAGGATGAGCCGATTGAAGGCTTTGAACAAATACTACCCATTGACCGCAGCCGCTATGAGCGACGCAACGGTTTGCGCCGTTCCAGTTACGAGAACCGCTGGCACACGGATGTGACAGCAGTTGTTAACCCGCCTGCTGCGTCAATTTTGCGTGCAGTTGACGTTCCTAGCTTTGGTGGTGATACACAGTGGACTAATCTAGTTGCGGCTTATGAGGGTTTATCAGCACCTCTGCGGGCGCTAGCAGACACATTGAAGGCAGAACATCGCTTCAATGCACGTTTGCGACTATCCAGCAACAGCAAACTTGTTCAGCGCATTGCAGCCAATCCCCAGGTTTCCATTCACCCGGTGGTGCGAGTTCATCCGGAGACAGGGGAACGCGCACTGTTCGTGAACCCTGGCTTCACCTCGCACATTCTTGACGTGTCACCACAGGAGAGCGATCTCCTGCTCGAGTTATTCTTTAACCAGATTACTAAGCCCGCTTACACTACCCGCTTCCGTTGGAATAACGGTGATATTGCATTCTGGGACAACCGCGCCACCGCGCATTTAGCTCCCCAAGATATAGACCATATAGAAGTTGAGCGGGTACTCCATCGCACCACAATCACTGGTGATATTCCAGTTGGTCCCGATGGTTTCCGCTCGCAGGTGGTTGAAGGTGAGCCCTTCACTAGTGAATTACCAACTGTTTTGAAGAAGAATAACAAGAAGGTAGAAGCAACAGTGCATTCTTGA